The following are from one region of the Thermodesulfobacteriota bacterium genome:
- a CDS encoding antibiotic biosynthesis monooxygenase family protein: MSVMLIVDAKIKEEKISEYADFFAEILPDTRNFEGNEGISLCVDQEDPSRIFLVEKWAAKENYEKYHHWREERGDLEKIRSFLDGRPNRVFLDIVNG; the protein is encoded by the coding sequence ATGAGTGTAATGTTAATAGTAGATGCGAAGATAAAGGAAGAAAAGATCTCAGAGTATGCTGATTTCTTTGCAGAAATACTTCCTGATACAAGAAACTTTGAGGGCAATGAGGGCATTAGCCTCTGCGTTGATCAAGAAGATCCAAGCCGCATCTTCTTAGTAGAAAAATGGGCTGCAAAAGAGAATTATGAAAAATATCACCACTGGAGAGAGGAAAGGGGTGATCTTGAAAAAATCCGCTCATTCTTAGATGGCCGTCCAAACAGGGTCTTTCTAGAT